One window of Sulfurospirillum sp. 1612 genomic DNA carries:
- a CDS encoding DNA-processing protein DprA → MQEIKPIPSAFNSLKDQPKKLYFQGNTALLTMPKVSIVGTRHPISYTKQMCQKLAHALSKRGVCVVSGAAMGVDALAHRSAFPNTIAVMANSLDIVYPKVNMALIQDMAQKSLVLSEYERHTKATRYSFVLRNRLVVALGDVLVVAEADLNSGSMRSVEIAQKLGKKIYVFPHRLHESLGTNSLLEKHEATAIYDIDAFADQFGRVEENIDALTKFCQTHDDLDDFLEEFGTEIYDFELQGRIEISNMKVVLK, encoded by the coding sequence ATGCAAGAAATTAAGCCTATTCCTAGTGCTTTTAATAGCCTAAAAGATCAACCCAAAAAGCTCTATTTCCAAGGAAACACCGCTTTACTTACTATGCCTAAAGTCTCAATTGTAGGGACAAGACATCCTATCTCTTATACCAAGCAAATGTGTCAAAAATTGGCTCATGCCTTAAGCAAACGTGGCGTTTGTGTGGTGAGTGGTGCCGCGATGGGTGTGGATGCTTTGGCGCATCGATCTGCTTTTCCTAATACGATTGCGGTGATGGCCAATTCACTTGATATTGTTTATCCTAAAGTTAATATGGCATTGATTCAGGATATGGCACAGAAATCATTAGTGCTGAGTGAATATGAGCGCCATACCAAGGCGACACGATACAGTTTTGTATTACGAAATCGTTTGGTTGTTGCATTGGGTGACGTTTTAGTCGTCGCAGAGGCAGATTTAAACAGTGGCTCAATGCGTAGTGTTGAAATCGCACAAAAATTAGGCAAGAAAATCTATGTTTTTCCACATCGATTGCATGAGAGTTTGGGTACCAATTCACTCTTAGAAAAACATGAAGCCACGGCTATCTACGATATTGATGCCTTTGCAGATCAGTTTGGTAGGGTAGAAGAAAATATCGATGCCTTGACAAAATTTTGCCAAACCCATGATGATTTAGACGATTTTTTAGAAGAATTTGGCACTGAAATCTATGATTTTGAGTTACAAGGTCGTATTGAAATTTCTAATATGAAGGTGGTGCTAAAATGA
- the ruvX gene encoding Holliday junction resolvase RuvX, translating to MIYASIDVGLKRIGVAVCLDGKIVFPKDAIMRKNRQQAARDVDDFLQEWHVDVLVVGLPQSGSSAQEMQRRIRHFVSLLDFDQKIAFQDEYGSSLEAQEMMKGITKQRKDGKIDSLAAKIILERWLS from the coding sequence ATGATTTATGCCAGTATCGATGTGGGGTTGAAACGCATCGGTGTAGCCGTTTGTTTAGATGGGAAAATCGTATTTCCAAAAGATGCCATCATGCGCAAAAATAGACAACAAGCCGCACGGGATGTTGATGATTTTTTGCAAGAGTGGCATGTGGATGTTTTGGTTGTGGGCCTTCCCCAAAGTGGCAGTAGTGCCCAGGAGATGCAGCGTCGAATTCGCCATTTTGTTTCACTGTTAGATTTTGATCAAAAGATAGCCTTTCAAGATGAATACGGAAGCAGTCTTGAAGCCCAAGAGATGATGAAAGGCATCACCAAGCAGAGAAAAGATGGTAAAATCGATTCTCTAGCGGCAAAGATTATTTTAGAGCGGTGGTTATCTTAG
- a CDS encoding arsenate reductase family protein — protein MKVYGIKTCGSVRKALKFFKDHDIAYELVDFKKEPVGLDHINKWLKHVPLELLFNNKGTKYRTLKLKELHLDDAQKIQWLADENLLIKRPVIEFEDQVIVAFDEEKYRDIFLR, from the coding sequence ATGAAAGTATATGGAATCAAAACATGTGGCAGTGTCAGAAAAGCTTTGAAGTTTTTCAAAGATCATGATATTGCCTATGAGTTGGTAGATTTTAAGAAAGAACCTGTTGGTCTTGATCATATCAATAAGTGGCTCAAACACGTACCACTTGAGCTACTGTTTAACAACAAAGGAACAAAATACCGAACGCTGAAGTTAAAAGAATTACATCTCGATGATGCACAAAAAATTCAGTGGTTAGCCGATGAAAATCTACTCATCAAACGTCCCGTTATAGAATTTGAAGATCAGGTTATTGTCGCCTTTGATGAGGAAAAATATCGAGATATCTTTCTAAGATAA
- a CDS encoding flagellar basal body rod C-terminal domain-containing protein — translation MQVNLSSMRTYEDWLSNNSNNIANVNTQDYKAIETTLKNSADSVTAHASNGDNGVDLAKEITDQIVIKNGFQANVSAIKTQDEMIGSVLDLLA, via the coding sequence ATGCAAGTAAATCTTAGTTCAATGCGCACTTATGAAGATTGGCTTTCAAATAATTCCAATAATATTGCCAATGTTAATACACAAGATTATAAGGCGATTGAGACGACACTAAAAAACAGTGCTGATAGCGTCACAGCCCATGCGAGCAACGGTGACAATGGTGTAGATTTAGCCAAAGAGATAACCGACCAGATTGTCATAAAGAATGGATTCCAAGCTAATGTCTCGGCTATTAAGACCCAAGATGAGATGATTGGCTCGGTATTGGATTTACTCGCTTAA
- the queA gene encoding tRNA preQ1(34) S-adenosylmethionine ribosyltransferase-isomerase QueA produces the protein MDPFSVATYDYDLPSELIAFNPLADKKSARVLIYERQKDTIIHTTFRDILDYIPQDTAIVINDTKVVKARIYGEKSTGGKVELLLNAPLQENHFSVYIKGRVKPGSWLRFDHGLKACVIAMHDDGLRVVEFFLEEEKINAAQLFDVLELIGHIPLPPYIKREDTQDDCSDYQSVFAKHRGAVAAPTASLHFDDEMFEILQNRFETQKVTLHVGAGTFKPVTCEDIHDHKMHEEYFDISNQTCELIRSDKPILAIGTTVTRTIEYYARVGEKSGYCDLFLHPQNKPIRVNHLLTNFHLPKSTLLMLVASFVGIEKTMALYEEAVKEKYRFFSYGDAMLIL, from the coding sequence ATTGATCCATTTTCAGTAGCGACTTATGACTATGATTTGCCCAGTGAGTTGATTGCCTTCAACCCACTGGCTGACAAAAAGAGTGCGAGAGTTTTGATTTATGAGCGTCAAAAAGATACTATTATTCATACGACTTTTCGAGATATTTTAGATTATATTCCTCAAGATACTGCTATTGTGATTAATGACACCAAAGTCGTCAAAGCTAGAATTTATGGTGAAAAATCCACCGGTGGCAAGGTCGAACTTCTTCTTAATGCCCCTTTACAAGAGAATCATTTTTCTGTTTATATCAAAGGTCGCGTCAAGCCGGGAAGCTGGCTAAGGTTTGACCATGGTCTCAAAGCATGTGTCATTGCCATGCATGATGATGGATTGAGAGTCGTAGAATTTTTTCTTGAAGAAGAAAAAATCAATGCCGCGCAACTCTTTGATGTCTTAGAACTCATAGGACACATCCCGCTTCCTCCTTATATCAAAAGAGAAGATACACAAGATGATTGCAGTGACTATCAGAGTGTTTTTGCCAAACACCGCGGTGCTGTCGCGGCACCAACGGCATCCCTACATTTTGATGATGAGATGTTTGAGATATTACAAAATCGCTTTGAAACCCAAAAAGTAACCTTACATGTGGGTGCGGGAACGTTTAAGCCAGTCACTTGTGAGGATATTCATGATCACAAAATGCATGAAGAGTACTTTGACATTAGCAATCAAACCTGTGAATTAATACGCTCTGATAAACCCATTTTAGCTATTGGTACTACGGTGACAAGAACCATCGAGTATTATGCAAGAGTAGGAGAAAAGAGTGGCTATTGTGATTTATTTCTACATCCACAAAACAAGCCCATACGTGTCAATCATCTTTTGACAAATTTCCATCTACCAAAATCAACCCTTTTGATGCTCGTTGCGTCATTTGTTGGCATTGAAAAAACGATGGCATTGTATGAAGAAGCAGTAAAAGAAAAGTATCGATTTTTCTCTTATGGCGATGCGATGTTAATCCTCTAA
- the tatC gene encoding twin-arginine translocase subunit TatC, translating to MFDELKPHLVELRKRLFISVVVIFVMFFACFTFWEPILAWMIAPLNGVLPANSHVIFTKVQEPFFTAIKVSFFTGIILSLPVLFWQFWLFVAPGLYEDEKKLVLPFVLSATFMFLAGSIFCYYLVIPLGFNFLINFGSELFTALPSIGEYVGFFTKLLVGFGIAFELPVITFFFAKLGLVDDESLKGFFRYAIIIIFAVSALLTPPDVLTQFLMAGPLVLLYGLSIIVAKIVNPAQKDDDDETEDDDDDAEPTIQTLEKKDAE from the coding sequence ATGTTTGATGAATTAAAACCACATTTAGTCGAACTAAGAAAGCGACTGTTTATCTCTGTCGTTGTCATCTTTGTCATGTTCTTTGCTTGTTTTACTTTTTGGGAACCTATCCTCGCTTGGATGATTGCACCCCTTAATGGTGTCTTACCGGCTAATTCTCATGTTATTTTTACGAAAGTTCAAGAACCATTCTTTACCGCGATTAAAGTCTCTTTCTTTACCGGTATCATCCTATCTTTGCCAGTACTTTTTTGGCAATTTTGGCTCTTTGTAGCACCGGGACTTTATGAAGATGAAAAAAAACTTGTCCTGCCGTTTGTCCTCTCCGCAACCTTTATGTTTTTGGCTGGGTCTATTTTTTGCTATTATCTTGTCATCCCTCTTGGATTTAATTTTCTTATTAATTTTGGCTCCGAACTCTTTACGGCACTGCCGAGTATTGGAGAATATGTCGGATTTTTTACGAAACTTCTTGTCGGATTTGGAATCGCGTTTGAGTTGCCGGTTATCACCTTCTTTTTTGCAAAATTAGGACTTGTTGATGATGAATCACTCAAGGGATTTTTTAGATATGCGATTATTATCATTTTTGCAGTTTCTGCTCTATTAACCCCACCTGATGTCTTGACGCAGTTTTTAATGGCAGGTCCTTTGGTATTACTCTATGGACTCTCTATTATTGTGGCAAAAATTGTCAACCCTGCTCAAAAAGATGATGATGACGAAACCGAAGATGACGATGATGACGCAGAACCTACAATACAAACATTAGAAAAAAAAGACGCCGAGTAA
- the tatB gene encoding Sec-independent protein translocase protein TatB translates to MFGMGFSELMIIAIIAILFLGPEKLPDAMVQVAKFFKTFKKSINEAKSSIEQEMHIQELKDEALEYKKKLDSAATSAKKELSFDELEEIKSSTQGLNETFKEVKEDIAKTKRAIQDPMGTNRTVEKIEKSETIKQPEKLEKTDKEDA, encoded by the coding sequence ATGTTTGGAATGGGTTTTAGCGAATTAATGATTATAGCGATCATCGCTATATTATTTTTAGGACCTGAAAAACTACCTGATGCGATGGTGCAAGTCGCCAAATTCTTTAAAACTTTCAAAAAAAGCATCAATGAGGCAAAATCATCAATCGAACAAGAAATGCACATACAAGAGTTAAAAGATGAAGCATTGGAATATAAGAAAAAACTTGATAGTGCCGCAACCAGCGCGAAAAAAGAACTCTCTTTTGATGAACTCGAAGAGATAAAAAGCAGCACCCAAGGACTCAATGAGACTTTTAAAGAGGTCAAAGAAGACATCGCAAAAACTAAAAGAGCCATACAAGACCCAATGGGCACGAATAGAACCGTCGAAAAGATTGAGAAAAGCGAAACAATAAAACAGCCAGAAAAGCTTGAAAAAACTGACAAAGAGGATGCCTAA
- a CDS encoding EAL domain-containing protein produces the protein MNKEQLLKDTYQNLALSLLGLGIITVTFFVFFYGRVDASKLITWFLMSSLITLLRYVLFYSFHHHHALCTNVCWSRLFTLGVILSGAIWGAVPILFFINENYLYQMLIMMILSGISAGSLSTLSQIRINVSAFLTFLLVPLIVVLLEETEVMYHYIALLVTLYFIMLQYMAQKLNQNYVSAVNSMQLYQKKKNELTQSEQKFETIFQNVPIGSFLYDKNLIIQDTNQEFLNFLGAPREFIIGLDMKRLDNKKVIYALQSAIDGQPGAYEGAYKTKYANKDIWVIINTNPLFNTEHEVTNAVAIVMDITKRVKQEKNIEYQANHDTLTNIPNRMNLLRNTNREIIRYRRHGIICGVIFLDIDHFKNINDSLGHSIGDELLIQTAKRLQSAIREDDMVARIGGDEFVILLSDLSQEQEKAMIKAELVAQKIHQVFTDAYHIQRFHLNISLSIGIALITHKEESTEDLLKHADIAMYQAKNSGRNTTRFYESYMKAKAKRYLQIENELRNAIAHDELEIHYQPIVSLESSYIIGAEALLRWNNKTLGKIAPDEFIPIAEESGLILSLGAWVLRQATRQFKIWRETFQDTVPLKKIAINVSVNQFNNPHFLTQLRTILDENQIDPNCLELELTESIIIKNIKRITKKMQTLRAMGVNLSIDDFGTGYSSLLYIKKLPFTTLKIDKSFIQDIQDDADDKELIHTILNIAKNFNLETIAEGVETKEQYHFIKDRKATYLQGYYCEKPLSKDAFETLLRTTQGICKKLDS, from the coding sequence TTGAATAAAGAACAATTGCTCAAAGATACTTATCAAAACCTCGCGTTGTCACTTCTTGGTCTTGGTATTATTACTGTGACATTTTTTGTATTCTTTTACGGTCGCGTGGATGCTTCTAAACTCATCACTTGGTTTTTGATGAGTAGCCTTATCACACTCCTGCGCTATGTTTTATTTTATTCTTTTCATCATCATCATGCTTTGTGCACCAATGTATGTTGGAGTCGCCTTTTTACCTTGGGAGTCATTCTCTCAGGTGCCATCTGGGGAGCGGTTCCGATTTTGTTTTTTATCAATGAGAATTATCTCTATCAAATGCTTATCATGATGATTTTAAGCGGTATTAGTGCGGGGTCTTTAAGTACGCTGTCTCAAATACGCATTAATGTCAGCGCATTTTTAACTTTCCTCTTAGTGCCCCTTATTGTGGTGCTGTTGGAAGAAACTGAAGTGATGTACCATTATATTGCATTATTAGTCACACTCTATTTTATCATGTTGCAATACATGGCTCAAAAACTCAATCAAAATTATGTTAGTGCGGTCAATTCAATGCAATTGTATCAGAAGAAAAAAAATGAATTGACCCAATCTGAACAAAAATTTGAAACCATTTTTCAAAATGTTCCTATCGGATCGTTTTTATACGACAAAAATTTAATCATCCAAGATACAAACCAGGAATTTTTAAATTTTCTTGGGGCACCTCGGGAATTTATTATCGGTCTGGATATGAAACGTCTAGACAACAAAAAAGTGATATATGCTTTGCAATCAGCAATAGATGGACAACCCGGTGCCTACGAAGGTGCGTATAAAACAAAATATGCCAATAAAGATATTTGGGTCATCATCAATACCAATCCACTTTTTAATACCGAACATGAAGTCACCAATGCCGTTGCCATCGTAATGGATATTACAAAACGTGTCAAACAAGAAAAAAATATTGAATACCAAGCCAATCATGATACGCTCACCAATATTCCAAACAGAATGAATCTCTTGCGAAATACCAATAGAGAAATCATCCGATACAGACGACACGGTATCATCTGCGGCGTCATCTTTCTGGATATTGATCATTTTAAAAACATTAATGACTCCTTAGGACATAGCATCGGAGATGAACTGCTGATTCAAACGGCCAAGCGCTTACAAAGTGCCATTAGGGAAGATGACATGGTCGCACGTATTGGTGGAGATGAATTTGTCATCTTATTAAGCGATTTGTCACAAGAGCAAGAAAAAGCCATGATTAAAGCAGAATTGGTCGCACAAAAAATACATCAAGTATTTACAGATGCTTATCATATTCAAAGATTTCATCTGAATATTTCGTTGAGTATTGGAATCGCATTGATTACCCACAAAGAAGAGAGTACAGAGGATTTACTCAAACATGCAGATATCGCGATGTATCAAGCAAAAAATTCTGGTAGAAATACCACGCGTTTTTATGAATCTTATATGAAAGCAAAAGCAAAACGCTATCTTCAAATCGAGAATGAACTCCGAAATGCCATTGCTCATGATGAGCTTGAAATCCATTACCAACCCATCGTCTCTTTGGAATCTTCTTATATTATCGGAGCAGAGGCCTTGCTACGATGGAATAATAAAACACTAGGAAAAATCGCACCCGATGAATTTATTCCTATTGCTGAAGAGAGCGGTCTGATTTTGAGTTTAGGCGCATGGGTATTGCGCCAGGCAACCCGACAATTTAAAATCTGGCGTGAGACCTTTCAAGACACAGTACCATTAAAAAAGATTGCGATTAATGTGAGCGTTAATCAATTTAACAATCCACACTTTTTGACACAATTACGTACCATACTAGATGAAAACCAAATCGATCCTAACTGTCTCGAACTCGAACTCACTGAGTCGATTATCATCAAAAATATCAAACGCATTACCAAAAAAATGCAAACATTAAGAGCGATGGGTGTCAATCTTTCTATTGATGATTTTGGTACGGGATACTCCTCTTTGCTCTACATCAAAAAATTGCCCTTTACCACATTGAAAATCGATAAATCCTTTATTCAAGATATTCAAGATGATGCTGATGACAAAGAGTTGATTCATACCATACTCAACATCGCTAAAAATTTCAATCTTGAAACCATTGCTGAGGGTGTTGAGACAAAGGAACAATACCACTTTATAAAAGACCGAAAGGCAACATATCTCCAAGGTTATTATTGTGAAAAACCACTCTCAAAAGATGCTTTTGAAACGCTCTTGCGCACCACACAGGGGATTTGCAAAAAATTGGATTCATAA
- a CDS encoding L-aspartate oxidase: protein MKYDVVVIGSGIAGMRAAIEAKELGANVVLITKSSPSANNSFMAKGGINAAFGNMGDKDNIFQHSNETLKSSVGIGNEESIRIFCEQAPAAVRDLIGYGVEFSTLKNGKIAQRPFGGSKYKRTVYAADETGPAIMKALHRVIKKYEIDVIKNHMAINLVSKNNIISGVTLFDEETQKVVVCEGKSVILASGGFASLYKNYTSNVRDATGDAIAMGLRAGLRAINLEFVQFHPTGLEGTNFLLSEAARAEGGKLVDENGESFVDELNTRDFVTRAIFKEMQKGNKVFLDLRDVPQEVLDTKLIGIKKRVQALKKLDASKDLIPVSPIAHYTMGGVETDAIGRTNIEGLFVVGEAGDNGVNGANRLGGNSLSQGAVFGKISAYEAIKFANKVKKFNGVDYYDIMKDIQLVENLKILAGHTDAVELRNEIGHILFKKLGIIRTGVGMKKALERFEEIEASLEQNRSEKSTTIKNMLELMNAILVAKAVVKSALSREESRGSHFRIDFPETDRKFKKNSYISMAEL, encoded by the coding sequence ATGAAATATGATGTTGTTGTTATCGGAAGTGGCATTGCAGGGATGCGAGCAGCCATAGAAGCAAAAGAGCTTGGCGCAAATGTTGTACTGATTACAAAATCGTCTCCATCAGCGAATAACTCGTTTATGGCCAAAGGAGGGATCAACGCGGCATTTGGCAATATGGGAGATAAAGATAATATATTTCAGCATAGTAATGAGACGTTGAAAAGTTCAGTAGGCATTGGCAATGAAGAGTCAATCCGTATCTTTTGTGAACAAGCGCCTGCGGCGGTTAGGGATTTGATTGGATATGGCGTTGAATTTAGCACATTAAAAAACGGCAAAATTGCCCAAAGACCTTTTGGTGGCTCAAAATATAAAAGAACGGTTTATGCTGCTGATGAGACCGGTCCTGCTATCATGAAGGCATTGCATCGTGTGATAAAAAAATACGAAATTGATGTCATTAAAAATCATATGGCCATCAATCTCGTTAGTAAAAATAATATCATCTCCGGGGTGACACTTTTTGATGAAGAGACCCAAAAAGTCGTCGTGTGTGAGGGTAAAAGTGTCATACTTGCAAGTGGTGGATTTGCTTCATTATATAAAAATTACACCTCCAATGTCAGAGATGCCACCGGCGATGCGATTGCGATGGGACTCAGAGCCGGACTTCGAGCTATTAATCTTGAATTTGTACAATTTCATCCTACGGGGTTGGAGGGGACAAATTTTTTATTAAGTGAGGCAGCAAGAGCAGAGGGCGGCAAATTGGTTGATGAAAATGGCGAATCTTTTGTAGATGAACTCAATACGCGCGATTTTGTAACCCGTGCTATTTTTAAAGAGATGCAAAAAGGCAATAAAGTCTTTTTGGATTTGCGAGACGTACCCCAAGAGGTACTAGATACGAAGTTAATCGGTATCAAAAAAAGAGTGCAAGCTTTGAAAAAGCTCGATGCGAGTAAAGATTTGATACCCGTTAGTCCTATTGCCCACTATACCATGGGTGGCGTTGAAACTGATGCCATAGGGCGTACCAATATTGAGGGGCTTTTTGTCGTCGGAGAAGCAGGCGATAATGGCGTCAATGGTGCCAATCGATTGGGTGGTAACTCTCTGTCTCAAGGTGCTGTTTTTGGTAAAATTTCTGCTTATGAGGCGATTAAGTTTGCCAATAAAGTGAAAAAATTCAACGGTGTGGATTATTATGACATCATGAAAGACATCCAACTTGTCGAAAATCTAAAAATATTGGCGGGGCACACCGATGCTGTAGAACTTCGAAATGAGATTGGACATATTCTGTTTAAGAAATTAGGGATTATTAGAACGGGCGTGGGCATGAAAAAAGCACTAGAACGCTTTGAGGAGATTGAAGCCTCACTGGAACAAAACCGTAGCGAGAAATCTACTACGATTAAAAATATGTTGGAATTGATGAATGCGATTTTGGTGGCCAAAGCTGTGGTGAAATCTGCCTTGTCTCGTGAAGAGAGTAGAGGGTCGCATTTTCGTATTGATTTCCCAGAAACCGATCGTAAATTTAAGAAAAATAGCTACATTTCAATGGCGGAGTTATAA
- the hemH gene encoding ferrochelatase, translated as MKKAILLLNMGGPNNLSEVKLFLNNMFHDKAIIGAPFLIRKMIAYFIVKGRLEEATRNYEKLGGVSPIVQNTKNLVEALQQELDLDVFYIMRYTPPYAHDVLSKIEDYEHFYVIPLYPHFSTTTTLSSLDHLYEAAESLGIDDEKFSIIDQYYNNAHYNQTIVNRIKERLGDDNPQDFELIFSAHGLPQRVIDRGDPYQVHIKRNVYWARKALNDNGIRFYKTHLAYQSRLGPVEWIKPYLDDKLKTLEKKRVIIYPIAFLIDNSETKYELDIEYKEIADALGFVDYRVAEAPNTLIKDTIIDLYHKMS; from the coding sequence GTGAAAAAAGCGATATTATTATTGAATATGGGAGGTCCCAATAACCTCTCTGAAGTCAAACTATTTTTAAACAATATGTTTCATGATAAAGCCATCATTGGCGCACCATTTCTCATCAGAAAAATGATTGCTTATTTTATCGTAAAGGGTCGTCTTGAAGAGGCGACACGTAATTATGAAAAATTAGGGGGCGTCTCACCGATTGTGCAAAATACGAAGAATCTCGTAGAAGCGTTGCAACAAGAGCTGGATTTGGATGTGTTTTACATCATGAGATATACCCCACCTTACGCACATGATGTTCTCTCTAAAATAGAAGATTATGAGCACTTTTATGTGATTCCTCTCTATCCACATTTTTCTACGACGACGACGCTATCATCGCTTGATCATCTTTATGAAGCGGCTGAGTCATTGGGTATTGATGATGAGAAATTTTCGATTATTGATCAATACTACAATAACGCCCACTACAATCAAACCATTGTCAACCGGATTAAAGAGCGCTTGGGTGATGATAACCCTCAAGATTTTGAGCTCATCTTCTCAGCACACGGATTGCCCCAACGCGTGATTGACCGAGGAGATCCTTATCAAGTGCATATCAAGCGTAATGTTTACTGGGCCCGTAAAGCGCTGAATGATAATGGCATCCGATTTTACAAAACGCACCTGGCGTATCAATCCCGACTTGGACCGGTGGAGTGGATTAAACCTTATTTGGATGACAAACTCAAAACCTTAGAAAAAAAGCGCGTGATTATCTATCCGATTGCTTTTTTGATTGATAATTCTGAAACCAAATATGAGCTAGATATTGAATACAAAGAGATTGCTGATGCGCTCGGATTTGTGGATTATCGTGTCGCTGAAGCGCCTAATACTTTGATAAAAGATACGATTATAGATCTCTATCATAAAATGTCATAG
- the hemW gene encoding radical SAM family heme chaperone HemW, whose product MLIYLHIPFCDSLCHYCAFNSYVDKFNLKPSYMNAIQTHLKDELARFEPKPKSIRSLFIGGGTPSTITPKYYEGFFELLRPYLCDDAEITTEANPNSATLPWLQEMRALGVNRVSFGVQSFDDEKLKFLGRNHNKNLAIKAVNHAHQAGFENISIDLIYGTSMDTSALLSHDLDIAFSLPINHLSAYSLTIEEGTPFFQTPQVAHDCLPLATTFVQDIIKRGLPQYEISNFGTYESVHNRGYWEHDDYIGIGAGAVGYHDKHRFYTEKGIEAFIKNPKSITEEPLNSEDIHVEKIFLGLRSKVGIAMEEFHHDELQYVTILLEEHKLKADQGRVYNLDYFLSDELALFITQ is encoded by the coding sequence ATGCTTATATATCTCCATATTCCATTTTGCGATAGCTTATGCCACTATTGTGCTTTCAATTCTTACGTTGATAAATTTAATCTAAAACCCTCTTATATGAACGCGATTCAGACACATTTAAAAGATGAATTGGCACGTTTTGAGCCCAAACCCAAGAGCATCCGCTCCCTTTTCATCGGTGGAGGTACGCCCTCAACCATCACACCAAAATATTATGAAGGTTTCTTTGAACTGCTTCGTCCTTATCTTTGCGATGATGCTGAAATCACCACTGAGGCCAATCCCAACTCAGCGACCCTTCCCTGGCTTCAAGAGATGCGAGCCCTAGGGGTCAATCGTGTGAGTTTTGGCGTCCAGAGTTTTGATGATGAAAAATTAAAATTCTTAGGACGCAATCACAACAAAAATCTTGCAATCAAAGCAGTAAACCATGCCCACCAAGCGGGATTTGAGAATATTTCTATTGATTTAATTTATGGTACGAGTATGGACACCAGTGCGCTGTTGTCTCATGATTTAGATATCGCGTTTTCATTGCCCATCAACCACCTAAGCGCCTATTCCCTCACCATAGAAGAGGGAACTCCTTTTTTCCAAACACCGCAAGTAGCACACGATTGCCTTCCTCTTGCTACGACATTTGTTCAAGACATTATCAAAAGAGGTCTTCCCCAATATGAGATTTCCAACTTTGGCACGTATGAGAGTGTGCACAATAGAGGGTATTGGGAGCATGATGATTATATCGGGATTGGAGCGGGAGCTGTGGGGTATCATGATAAGCACAGATTTTATACCGAAAAAGGGATTGAAGCCTTTATCAAAAATCCCAAAAGCATCACAGAAGAACCGCTCAATAGTGAGGATATCCATGTAGAAAAAATCTTTTTGGGATTACGAAGCAAGGTGGGCATCGCCATGGAAGAGTTTCATCATGATGAATTACAATATGTCACCATCTTACTTGAGGAACATAAACTAAAAGCAGATCAAGGCAGGGTCTACAATCTAGATTATTTTCTTAGCGATGAATTGGCACTTTTTATCACACAATAG
- a CDS encoding RNA pyrophosphohydrolase — translation MPEIKKYRQNVAAVILSHRYPLACEFLIARRNDIKNVWQFPQGGIDEGESAQEALFRELKEEIGTDKVEIITKYPEQLKYDFPKTIAKKMYPFDGQSQTYFLVKLKQNATINLNTKHPEFDDYDFVKLKEIFDVVTYFKRPVYQKVLQYFKKEGYL, via the coding sequence ATGCCGGAAATTAAAAAATACAGACAGAATGTGGCCGCAGTAATATTGTCGCACCGATATCCGCTTGCATGTGAATTTTTAATCGCCAGAAGGAATGATATAAAAAACGTTTGGCAATTTCCTCAAGGCGGTATTGACGAGGGCGAGTCGGCACAAGAGGCACTTTTTAGAGAACTTAAAGAAGAAATAGGCACTGATAAAGTTGAAATAATTACAAAATATCCGGAACAATTAAAATATGATTTTCCAAAAACGATTGCGAAGAAAATGTATCCATTTGATGGGCAGAGTCAAACGTACTTTCTTGTCAAATTGAAGCAAAATGCTACCATCAATCTCAATACAAAACATCCTGAGTTTGATGATTATGATTTTGTAAAATTGAAAGAAATTTTTGATGTGGTGACCTATTTTAAGCGACCGGTATATCAAAAAGTATTACAATATTTTAAAAAAGAAGGGTATTTATAG